From a single Erpetoichthys calabaricus chromosome 1, fErpCal1.3, whole genome shotgun sequence genomic region:
- the LOC114668044 gene encoding histone H2B 5-like — translation MPEPKAAPAPKKGSKKAVSKSQAKGGKKRRKSRKESYSIYVYKVLKQVHPDTGISSKAMGIMNSFVNDIFERIAGEASRLAHYNKRSTISSREIQTAVRLLLPGELAKHAVSEGTKAVTKYTSSK, via the coding sequence ATGCCTGAACCAAAAGCCGCGCCAGCCCCCAAGAAGGGCTCGAAGAAAGCTGTCTCTAAGAGTCAGGCTAAGGGTGGGAAGAAGCGGAGAAAGTCCAGGAAGGAAAGCTACTCCATTTACGTGTACAAAGTACTGAAGCAAGTTCACCCCGACACTGGTATTTCTTCTAAAGCAATGGGTATTATGAATTCGTTTGTGAACGACATCTTTGAGCGCATCGCCGGTGAGGCTTCCCGTTTAGCGCACTACAACAAGCGCTCAACTATTTCTTCAAGGGAAATCCAGACTGCTGTGAGATTGCTGCTGCCGGGTGAGCTTGCGAAGCACGCCGTGTCCGAGGGTACAAAGGCCGTCACCAAGTATACCAGCTCTAAGTAA
- the LOC114667941 gene encoding histone H2A-like has translation MSGRGKTGGKTRAKAKTRSSRAGLQFPVGRVHRLLRKGNYAERVGAGAPVYLAAVLEYLTAEILELAGNAARDNKKTRIIPRHLQLAVRNDEELNKLLGGVTIAQGGVLPNIQAVLLPKKTEKPAKSK, from the coding sequence ATGTCTGGAAGAGGAAAGACTGGTGGTAAGACTCGTGCTAAGGCCAAAACTCGCTCTTCTCGAGCTGGTTTGCAGTTTCCCGTCGGCCGTGTTCACAGGCTCCTAAGAAAGGGTAACTATGCTGAACGTGTGGGTGCTGGTGCACCCGTCTATTTGGCTGCTGTGCTCGAGTACTTGACTGCTGAAATCCTTGAACTGGCTGGTAATGCTGCCCGTGATAACAAGAAAACTAGAATCATTCCTCGCCATCTGCAGCTGGCAGTGCGTAACGACGAGGAGCTCAATAAGTTGTTGGGTGGTGTGACAATCGCTCAGGGTGGCGTATTGCCTAACATTCAGGCTGTACTTTTACCCAAGAAGACGGAGAAACCGGCTAAGAGCAAATAA